In a genomic window of Meriones unguiculatus strain TT.TT164.6M chromosome 8, Bangor_MerUng_6.1, whole genome shotgun sequence:
- the Dazap2 gene encoding DAZ-associated protein 2: MNSKGQYPTQPTYPVQPPGNPVYPQTLHLPQAPPYTDAPPAYSELYRPSFVHPGAATVPTMSAAFPGASLYLPVAQSVAVGPLGSTIPMAYYPVGPIYPPGSAVLVEGGYDAGARFGAGASAGSIPPPPPGCPPNAAQLAVMQGANVLVTQRKGNFFMGGSDGGYTIW, translated from the exons GGCAGTATCCAACACAGCCTACCTACCCAGTGCAACCTCCTGGGAATCCAGTCTACCCGCAGACCTTACATCTTCCCCAGGCTCCGCCCTACACTGATGCTCCTCCGGCATACTCAGAG cTCTATCGTCCAAGCTTTGTTCACCCTGGGGCTGCCACAGTTCCCACCATGTCAGCTGCATTTCCTGGCGCATCTCTGTACCTGCCTGTGGCCCAGTCTGTGGCTGTAGGGCCTTTGGGCTCCACAATCCCCATGGCTTATTACCCAGTTGGTCCCATCTACCCTCCGGGCTCCGCAGTGCTGGTGGAAGGAGGCTACGATGCAGGGGCCAGGTTTGGAGCTGGTGCGAGCGCCGGCAGCATCCCT CCTCCACCTCCGGGATGCCCTCCCAACGCTGCTCAGCTCGCAGTCATGCAGGGAGCCAACGTCCTCGTAACTCAGCGCAAGGGAAACTTCTTCATGGGCGGCTCAGATGGTGGCTACACCATCTGGTGA
- the Smagp gene encoding small cell adhesion glycoprotein isoform X2, producing the protein MTTPAFHAPETLSPQAEEASTALIAVVITVVFLTLLSVVTLIFFYLYKNKGSYVTYEPAEGEPSAVLQMESDSAKGREKEEYFI; encoded by the exons ATGACCACGCCAGCTTTTCATGCCCCTGAGACCCTGTCCCCACAAGCTGAAGAGGCCAGCACAGCGCTCATTGCAG TTGTCATCACCGTGGTGTTCCTCACCCTGCTCTCAGTGGTGACCCTGATCTTCTTCTACCTGTACAAGAACAAAGGCAGCTACGTCACCTACGAGCCTGCAGAAGGGGAGCCCAGCGCCGTCCTCCAGATGGAGAGTGACTCAGCCAAGGGCAGGGAGAAGGAGGAGTACTTCATCTAG